The Candidatus Amarolinea dominans DNA segment AGCGCTGCCGCCAGCAGAGCCTGACCGGACGAGCCTGGGCAAACCAGCGACCCCTTCCATTCCAGCCGACTGTCCGTGAACGGCCGTCGAAGGGTTGCCCAACGCCAACCGGTCTCTGGTCTCCGGTCGCCAACCCGGCCCCGCCGCGCCCCCCCCCCCCCCCCCTCCATTCCCCCCCCCCAGCCTCCCGCCAACCGGCTCAATCTCCGGCCTCCGGCAGACCCGCCCAACTACTTATTCAATCTCAAAATTGAGACGTTGCGGACGAAATGACTCAAATTTGAGTTATCACTCGCCCTACGGTATACTTAACATCTCATCGTCGTACTGCTCTTCTGAACCTGGGGGTGCCCTCCTATGACTGAACCCAAACTGCTCGATCAGGCGCGCCACATCATGCGCATCAAACATTACTCGTACCGCACCGAACAGACCTACATCCACTGGATGACCCGCTTCATCCTCTTCAACAAGAGGCCCGACGGCGTCATTCCCCATCCCCGTGACCTGGGCGCCGCCGAGGTCGAAGCCTTCCTCTCTCACCTCGCTGTCGAAGGTCACGTCGCGGCCAGCACCCAAAACGTAGCCATGCAGGCCGTCCTCTTCCTCTATCACCAGGTGCTGCACATCGAACTGACCGGCATCAACGCCCTGCGCGCCCGCCAGGATAAACGTCTGCCCGTCGTTCTCACCAGGGCCGAGGTCCAACGCGTCCTCGAACACATCCATGACCCCACCGCCCGTCTGCAGGCGAAACTCCTCTACGGCGCCGGAATGCGCTTGCTCGAATGTCTGCGCCTGCGCGTCAAGGACATTGACTTCGGCCAACACCACATCGTCTTGCGCGACACCAAAGGCAACGAAGACCGCGTCACCCTGCTGCCAGAGCAGCTCATCCCGCTCTTACACGAGCATCTGCGCCATATCCAGTCCCTTCACCAGGCCGATCTCAAGGCAGGCTTTGGCGCCGTCTATCTACCCGATGCCCTCGAACGCAAATACCCGAACGCCAGCAAAGAGTGGGCCTGGCAGTACGTCTTCCCGGCTTCCAAGCGGAGCGTTGACCCTCGCAGCGGCCAGACCCGCCGCCACCATGCCGATGATTCCACGCTGCAGCGCGCCGTGCGCGAAGCCGTCAAGGCCAGCGGCATCGCCAAACTGGCCAGTTGCCACACCTTCCGCCATTCCTTCGCCACCCACCTCCTCGAAGGAGGCTACGACATTCGTACGGTGCAGGAACTCCTCGGCCACAAAGACGTGAAAACCACCATGATCTACACTCATGTCCTCAACAAAGGCCCTCTCGGCGTCCGCAGTCCACTCGATTCACCGTCAACATGACAACATCCCCCGCTGAGGCTTGACCTATTCATCTACCCGCGCCAGCGACGCGGTTCATCATTCTATGGAATCAGACTCTGACAGCTCAGCACTTGCGTAGCAAATCGTTCAGGGAGACCCACCGGTCCCGCCAGGCGCGGAACCCTTCATGGCACTGTCACTAAATGCAGTATACAACCCTTCTGCGCCCCTGTCAACATCTATCAACAACCGGCCTGCGCAGCTTTCGATCCACCCGACTACCTGACGTCTGACGTCAGTTGTCGCTCTTGCTGCGCTCGCGTGAAGCGCCGCGGATGCAAGGCCCACACTGGCCTGTTACAGTCTGCGCGATTTGGCAACAGCCTCGCCTTTGACAGGCCCGACTGGCGCCAAGGCAATCAAAGAACGTAGGGCGGTATTTACGGCGTTAGAGTTCGGAAAATACTGGCGCACATCCGGGTCTATCATAACCGCACCGTCTTCCAGTGTGAAGTACCGAATGCTTACCGTTCCATCGGCTCTGTAAATCCTGACCGTATGCCCTTGCCGGTAGGCGCGATAATACTTGCCACGCACGCCTTTCTTGTCACTGAAGTCGTATTCGGGCAGCATATCGGGCTCTTCTGCCCTTACTTGTTCAGTCTTCTCCTTGTTCATAGGTTCTCCGCTCCGAAGTCGTCGCTTTTCGGCAACTAATAATACGAATAATCAAAGTTTCTTCGGTGACTTCGCCCTCAGTGTGAATGACGAGTAAAACCTTACTTCGTCACACAAGACAAATGAGCGCCGTTTGATGCAGCCTTCGTCAGGCGTAAATGCGCTCCCGTACATCTACCTCAGCCGCACGAGCAAGAACCTCAGCTACCCATTTGCCCACATCGCGCCCTGACTTCTCAGCGGCCAGAACAACCTTGCGATGTTGCTCCGGAGACAAACGGACGGTAAACCAACCCGAAAAAGGCCGATCAGGTTCCTCCCCACGTTCGGCACAAAATGCCAAATAATCCTCTATCGATTCCTCGAAGGCCGGACGCAACTCCTCTACGGATTTCCCTTGAAACGTGACGACATCTCGAATGTTTATAACTTCCCCATGAAATATGTTCGCCTCATCATCAAACTCAACATGAGAAAGATACCCTTTGTATTCCATCATGGCCTTACTCCTGCTTCGGTCAGAAAACGGCGCATGGAGACCACGGCTCCCTTATCGGTTTCCTTTTGCGGATGAGGGCGATGAAACACGGCGCGGGCGCCATACAAAGCAATACGTATTCTGGAACCTCGTCCCTCGCTGATCTCGGCCCCGCAGGCAATCAATAAGCTTTCGATGTCGTCCCAGGGGATATTGGCGCGGACTGGATCCTCGAAGACAGCTTGCAGTGTTCTCCGATGTTTTGATTTCATCTGACAGGTCAGCACTTGCGTAGCAAATCGTCCAGGGAACACCACGTCGTCCCGCCAGGTGCGGACCGCTTCGTGGCCCTGTCACTGCTCTCAGTATACGCCCACCCCCTTGCAATTGTCAAATGACGTTTTCCGCCCTTCCGCCCTTGAGTGGCTCTTGTCTTCTCGCCCATTTGGAGTACAATAGAGGGCATGAGGGCTACGCCCTCGTGCCCTTACAGGCGGTCGCGCACCACTACGGGTAGGGACTCGTCACGGGAAGTCCCAAAGACCTTGTGCGTTGAAATGGCGTGTACGCCCCAGCAGTTGGGACGATTCAAGGGCGGCGGAGGGATGCCGTTACACGGCTTCTTATTGTGCTACTACATGTAATGGCACGCCGTTATTCCCGATAAGGTCTAATCATGGCCAAGGGTGACGAGCATGATCTCATTGGAACAGGAAGTCAAAGCCTATTTCCGCAGCCAGAACATGGCCTTCGAGGACAATTGCAGGTCCTTTTCCCGTCTGGACTTCGCGTTTGGCAACCGCCAGCAGGGCCGACGTTTCTTCTTCGATGCCAAAGAGAAACGCCAGCCGCTCAACATGCAGAACTGGCCGGTTTCGACCGTGCCCCAGGAGCATCTCTTTGTTCTGGATGATCTGGCCGCGCGTAAAGTGCTGGCCTACGCGCCCCAGTCTGGCCTGGTCATCCGCGATAACCTGCGCCAATCGTACCACCTGCTGACCGTGGTTGACCTCTTCCTGATGCCCAAGCAGCGCGTCAACCGCCCGATCGAAAACGAAGTGCAGGTCATGAAGGGCAAATGGCTGCTCGATCTGCGCAGCAGTTTCACCAGCGCGGGCCTGGATGGCATTGTGGCCCGTGTCAACACCTACCTGGACCAGCACGACGCCATCTTTTTCAAGCAACTGGCCTGCTACGGCCACTATGCGGGCGAAGAGGTCCACGACCAGGGGACGATACGCCGGCCAGGGCATTGGGAAATTGACATCAGCGCCACGCGCTGAGCAGGAGGTTGGTGGTGAATCGTTCTGGCTTGATTCTGCACCCTCGACGGATGCTTGTGCTGACGAGCGCGCTAGTCGCGCTGGCACTGCTTGGACTGGCCGTGGCTGCCGGCGCCTCAACCCGCAGCAACCTCCCCGCCAACAGCCCCATCAGCGTCAACACGCTGGATGACGGGGCCGATACGAACGCGAACGACTGTCTGTGCGCCACCGACGATAATCTCTGCTCGCTGCGCCGCGCTGCAAACGGCCAATGCCTGCCCTGGCGCTGACCTGATCCAGTTTGCCATCAGCGGCACGATTGCGCCCTATTACTCCTGCCGGCGCTGAGCGACAGCAGCGGCGGCGTCACGATTGATGGCTACAGCGCGCCCGGCGCCAGCCCCAACACGGCCCCGTTGACCGGTACGTTCAACGCCAGCGTGACGGTGGCGCTGGATGGTCGCGATCTTGCCTTCGACGGCCTGACCGTCACCAGCCACCACAACGTGGTGCGGGGGCTGGCGATCTACGGCTTCGATGCCAACGTGGGCGCGCCCTACTACAACGGCATTGTCATCGCCGGCGGTCGCGAAAACCTCATCGCCGGCAATTTCCTGGGCCTGGCAGCCGATGGCAGTCATGTCTCCAGTTTTCAACGCGCGGGCGTCAACGTGCGCGCGCTCGCCAAGCAAAATGTGATTGGCGGCACGCTGCCCGCGGACCGCAATGTCATCAGCGGCAACCGCTTTGCCGGCGTGCGCATCGAGGGCAACCTGGCGCTGACCAACACCGTACAGGGCAACCTGATCGGCCCGGCGTTGGATGGCGCGTCGGTGCTGACCGACAGCCAGCAACTGTACGGAGTTCACCTCACCAATATCGCCTATGACAACCTGGTGCTTGACAACGTCATCTCCGGCAACAGCGTGGCGGGCGTGGTGCTTTCGGACAGCGCGGGCGGCAACCTGGTGCGAGGCAACATCATCGGGCCAGCCGCCGGCGGAGAGGCGCTCCTGGCCGGCAGTGTCCAGAGCGACGGCGTGTGGATCAACACCAGCGCCAGTAATAACCTGGTGCAGGCCAATCTGATCAGCGGTAACCGCGCCAACGGCGTGCGCATCACCGGCAGCGGCGCCTTTCGGAACCGGGTGTGGGCCAACACGATCGGGCCGGCCGCGGCCGGAGGTCCCCTGCCCGGCAGCGTCCAGGCAGTGGGCGTGCGTCTGAGCGATGGCGCGACCAGCAATGAGATTGGCAGCGGCGCAGATGCAGCGGCGTCCAATCGCATCGCCTACCACACCCTGACCGCGGTAACCATCGAGGGCAACAGTCCCTACAACCGGGTGCGGCGCAATAATCTGGCGGATAATGGCCCTTCTCTGTTGCCGCCGGCCGCGCCCGGGCTTGATTTGGGCGCGGATGGCATCACGCCCGATGACCCCGGCGATGGCGATAGCGGCCCCAATAGCCTGCAGAACCGGCCGCTCATCGGCAACATCAGCGCGCTCATCAACCAGATACAGCTCGATATCTTCGTGGACAGCAGCCCAGAGCACACGCAATATCCGCTGATGATTGATTTCTATCGGGCCGAGGCCAGCGCTGTGCTGGGCCAGGTGGCCGCGGGTCAGGCATGGGTGGGCAGCCTGCTCTATGAGAGTACCCAGACCACGATCACGCAGCGTTTCCCGGCCGCCGTCATTCCCAATGACACCGACCTCATCGTGGCGACGGTGACCGATGCCTCTGGCAACACCAGCGAATTCAGTCAGGCCACCGCGCTCAGTCAGAACGCATTTGCGGTCACCAACCTGGGCGACAGCGCCGATGCCAACGTGGGCGATTGTCTGTGCGCCACGACGGACGCCGGCTGCACCCTGCGCGCTGCGCTGGAGGAGGCCAACGCCTGCTCAGGACCACATGCCATTGGCTTCCTGGTCGCGGGCGTCATCGTCCTCACCTCCCCGCTGCCGGCCTTGACCGACCCGCGGGCCTGTGGATTGACGGCACGACCGCCGGGCGCCCGTGTCAACACGGCCGCGCTCTCCAGCCCCATCGACGCGCTGCTCACGATCACGCTGAGCGGAAACGACCAACTGCCTGACGGACTGATCCTGGCCAGTGACAACAATCGCATCAACGGGCTTGTCCTCACGCAGTTCACCAACCAGGGCGTCATCATCCAGGGCAGCGCCAATCTGTTGACCGGCAACTTCATCGGCGTGGCGGCCAACGGCATCAGCGGCGCCGCAGCAGCAAGTGGGCATCGCCATTGAGAACGGCGCGGCCGACAACCAGATCGGCGGGACGATGCCCGGCCGACCGCAACCTGATCAGCAGCAACCTCAGCGCCGGTATCATCATCACCGGCGCCGGCAGCGACCGCAACATCATCATCGGTAACAGCATTGGCCCCAGCGCAAGCGGCAGCATCCTGCCCGATGGTCAGGAGCAGCAGATTGGCGTGTGGATTGGCGACGGCGCGCAGGAGAATCGCATTGGCGTGACTGCCAGCCTGGATGCTGCGTCACAACTGACAGGCAGCAGCAACCTGATCAGCGGTAATCGGCAGGCCGGCATCTATCTCGGACCGGGGTCGAGCCGGACCCAGGTGATGAACAACACGATTGGGCCGGCGGCCAGCGGTCAGAGCATCATCTTTGGCAGCGCGCAGGCCGATGGGATCGTGATCGAAGGGGCGAGCGATAACCAGGTGGGGCGTTTGGGCCAGGCTAACCAGGTCAGCGGTAACGATCAGGCCGGGGTGCGCATCACGGGCGCGACAGCCAGCCACAATCTCATTTTGGCTAACCTGATTGGGCCGGCCAGAAGCGGCACGACGCCGCTCACCGGCAGTCAACAGCAGCATGGGATCGTCATCGAAGAGGGCGCGCACGACAACCAGGTTGGCGACACCGCGGGCAGTCTGATCATCTGGCCGGGCAACGTTGTGCGCTTCAACAGCCAGGAAGGCATCGTCGTGACCGGCGAGGAGACGCTCGGCAACCGGCTGTCGGGCAACATCGTGGTCAATGGGCCTGGTCGCGCCATTGACCTGGGCGGCGATGGTCTCACGCCCAATGATGAGGGCGATCCCGACCTGGGGCCAAATCGGCGGCAGAATTACCCATCCATCGCGACGGTGCTGTTCACTGACCCTGATCCCGGCGTACTGGCGCAGTATGAGCCGATATTGATCAGCTACCGGGAGATTCGGCGGTCATTTACGCCTCCCTACCCGATCACGGTCGAGTTCTACCGGGCGATAGCATGACTTCCGGGCAGGCGCTGTCCTACCTGGGCGCCACCAGCTACACGTTCAATGTCGCGCAAAACATCACCAGTGTGCTCTTGGAGCCGGTGCAGGCAGCGAATCTTTGGTGGCCCATGGTGGCGACGGCAACCGACCGCAATGGCAATACCAGCGAGCTATCGGATCCCTTCTGCCCCGGCGCTTACCAGGATGTTGACCGCTCCGGCAGCGTGGATATTGTGGACATCATGCTGGTTGCGCATCTCATCGGACGTTCGGCATATTCGTACGACGCGAACTGCGATGGTTTCCTGGACGTGACGGACACGGCCACACTGGTGACGGCATGGCAGTCTTGCCTGGCCGCCAACACGCCGCCCGATCAGGCGCCTGTCGCCTGCCGCTGAGGGTCTTACAATAGGGTGTGCAGTTCGTGCAGGCGTTTTTGCACGCCCTGGTAGAGGTCGTAGAAGATACTCCATTCGACGGCATCAATGTCCGCCCAATTCACTGGTGCGAAAGCGGCTGTAGAAATCGGCCGAGGTCATGTAGTAGCGCTGTCGTATTGTTCCAGTTTTTGTCGTAGACGCCGCAACTCGGCCTCGGTGTTGTCCGCTTCGGTGGCAATCACCTGCTGGATTGCACGGTCAATAAAGGCGCTCTGAATCCCTGCGCGTAGAGGTTCTGCAATCCTTGCAGTAAGCGCTGGTTGATGAATCACTCATGCTATCTTCCTCATGATGGCGGCCCAGGCGCCATTGGCTGTAGCGAGTGGCTGTCATTGTATCACAAAGCGTCCCATTGTGAAACAGGATGGCTACCCCCACAATTGACCCATTGCCTGTCACCGTGTACAATACGCACCCGTTGCCCATGATTCGTTGCCCATACTGCATCGGTTTTGATGAACCTGGCATCTGAGGATCGCCCTGGATGACGCCGGGCATCCACCACGCCTGAACAGATTCCGTCGAAAGTCCGTGAGACAGAAGGAGCCCCCATGAACGACAAGCGTGAGATTCGCGCCTGGTATTTTTACGATTAGGCCAATTCGGCCTTTTCCACCACC contains these protein-coding regions:
- a CDS encoding integron integrase, with translation MTEPKLLDQARHIMRIKHYSYRTEQTYIHWMTRFILFNKRPDGVIPHPRDLGAAEVEAFLSHLAVEGHVAASTQNVAMQAVLFLYHQVLHIELTGINALRARQDKRLPVVLTRAEVQRVLEHIHDPTARLQAKLLYGAGMRLLECLRLRVKDIDFGQHHIVLRDTKGNEDRVTLLPEQLIPLLHEHLRHIQSLHQADLKAGFGAVYLPDALERKYPNASKEWAWQYVFPASKRSVDPRSGQTRRHHADDSTLQRAVREAVKASGIAKLASCHTFRHSFATHLLEGGYDIRTVQELLGHKDVKTTMIYTHVLNKGPLGVRSPLDSPST
- a CDS encoding type II toxin-antitoxin system HicB family antitoxin, producing the protein MMEYKGYLSHVEFDDEANIFHGEVINIRDVVTFQGKSVEELRPAFEESIEDYLAFCAERGEEPDRPFSGWFTVRLSPEQHRKVVLAAEKSGRDVGKWVAEVLARAAEVDVRERIYA
- a CDS encoding type II toxin-antitoxin system HicA family toxin, with the translated sequence MKSKHRRTLQAVFEDPVRANIPWDDIESLLIACGAEISEGRGSRIRIALYGARAVFHRPHPQKETDKGAVVSMRRFLTEAGVRP
- a CDS encoding right-handed parallel beta-helix repeat-containing protein; translated protein: MTGTFNASVTVALDGRDLAFDGLTVTSHHNVVRGLAIYGFDANVGAPYYNGIVIAGGRENLIAGNFLGLAADGSHVSSFQRAGVNVRALAKQNVIGGTLPADRNVISGNRFAGVRIEGNLALTNTVQGNLIGPALDGASVLTDSQQLYGVHLTNIAYDNLVLDNVISGNSVAGVVLSDSAGGNLVRGNIIGPAAGGEALLAGSVQSDGVWINTSASNNLVQANLISGNRANGVRITGSGAFRNRVWANTIGPAAAGGPLPGSVQAVGVRLSDGATSNEIGSGADAAASNRIAYHTLTAVTIEGNSPYNRVRRNNLADNGPSLLPPAAPGLDLGADGITPDDPGDGDSGPNSLQNRPLIGNISALINQIQLDIFVDSSPEHTQYPLMIDFYRAEASAVLGQVAAGQAWVGSLLYESTQTTITQRFPAAVIPNDTDLIVATVTDASGNTSEFSQATALSQNAFAVTNLGDSADANVGDCLCATTDAGCTLRAALEEANACSGPHAIGFLVAGVIVLTSPLPALTDPRACGLTARPPGARVNTAALSSPIDALLTITLSGNDQLPDGLILASDNNRINGLVLTQFTNQGVIIQGSANLLTGNFIGVAANGISGAAAASGHRH